From the genome of Homalodisca vitripennis isolate AUS2020 chromosome 8, UT_GWSS_2.1, whole genome shotgun sequence, one region includes:
- the LOC124367388 gene encoding probable cytosolic iron-sulfur protein assembly protein Ciao1: protein MGQLELVDTLSGHSGRVWDVSWHPSGTLLSSCGEDKTIRLWGREGTRWALKTILTDGHQRTVRESAWSPCGNYLASASFDATTAIWDRKSGQLECIATLEGHENEVKSVSWSRSGQLLATCSRDKSVWVWEVGEDDEYECAAVINAHTQDVKKVSWHPHVDLLASASYDNTIKLFREDPADNDWSCVATLASHESTVWSLSFDRSGSRLVSCSDDKTIKIWKEYLPGNSEGVVTPGNESVWKCVCTLAGYHGRTIYDVCWCHQTDLIATACGDDAIRIFKEATGSDPNEPIFDLVETVHCAHSQDVNSIQWNPTTPGVLASASDDGLVKIWNFKA, encoded by the coding sequence ATGGGGCAGTTGGAATTAGTTGACACTTTATCAGGACACTCTGGCCGAGTGTGGGATGTGAGTTGGCACCCGAGTGGGACATTGCTGTCATCTTGTGGTGAAGATAAAACCATCCGCCTCTGGGGTCGAGAGGGCACCCGGTGGGCGCTGAAGACTATCTTGACTGACGGCCACCAGAGGACGGTGAGAGAGTCGGCCTGGTCTCCGTGTGGGAACTACCTGGCCTCTGCGAGTTTCGATGCTACCACCGCCATCTGGGACAGGAAGTCCGGGCAGTTGGAATGTATAGCGACGCTTGAGGGTCACGAGAACGAGGTCAAATCAGTATCCTGGTCCAGGTCAGGACAACTACTGGCAACATGCAGTAGGGACAAGTCCGTCTGGGTGTGGGAAGTGGGCGAGGACGATGAGTACGAATGTGCCGCTGTCATAAACGCTCATACCCAAGACGTTAAGAAAGTCTCATGGCACCCCCATGTGGACCTGCTGGCATCTGCCAGCTACGACAACACCATTAAACTGTTCAGAGAAGACCCGGCGGACAATGACTGGTCGTGTGTCGCCACTCTGGCATCACACGAGTCCACCGTTTGGAGTCTTTCTTTCGATCGAAGTGGCAGCAGACTTGTCAGCTGCAGTGATGATAAGACGATCAAGATTTGGAAGGAATATTTGCCCGGTAACTCCGAAGGTGTAGTGACCCCTGGTAACGAGTCTGTGTGGAAATGTGTTTGTACCCTGGCAGGCTATCACGGTAGGACAATCTACGATGTCTGCTGGTGCCACCAGACTGATCTGATAGCGACGGCTTGTGGAGATGACGCCATCAGGATATTCAAGGAAGCTACCGGCTCGGATCCGAATGAACCTATCTTCGATTTGGTTGAAACCGTACACTGCGCTCATTCGCAGGACGTGAATTCCATCCAGTGGAACCCTACTACGCCTGGTGTGTTGGCCTCCGCTAGTGATGATGGACTGGTGAAGATATGGAATTTTAAAGCGTAG